A stretch of the Notamacropus eugenii isolate mMacEug1 chromosome 2, mMacEug1.pri_v2, whole genome shotgun sequence genome encodes the following:
- the LOC140525546 gene encoding histone H2A type 1-like: protein MSGRGKQGGKARAKAKSRSSRAGLQFPVGRVHRLLRKGNYSERVGAGAPVYLAAVLEYLTAEILELAGNAARDNKKTRIIPRHLQLAIRNDEELNKLLGKVTIAQGGVLPNIQAVLLPKKTESHHKAKGK, encoded by the coding sequence ATGTCTGGACGCGGCAAACAGGGAGGCAAAGCTCGAGCTAAGGCCAAGTCTCGTTCGTCTCGGGCAGGTCTCCAGTTCCCCGTGGGTCGGGTGCACCGTTTGCTCCGCAAAGGCAACTACTCGGAACGAGTCGGTGCCGGGGCGCCGGTCTACTTGGCAGCCGTACTGGAATACCTGACAGCTGAGATCCTGGAGTTGGCTGGTAACGCGGCCCGCGACAACAAGAAGACGCGTATCATTCCCCGCCATCTTCAGCTGGCCATCCGTAACGACGAAGAACTGAATAAGTTACTGGGCAAAGTCACCATCGCCCAGGGCGGCGTCCTGCCCAACATTCAGGCCGTGCTGTTGCCTAAGAAGACCGAGAGTCACCACAAGGCCAAGGGCAAGTAA
- the LOC140525550 gene encoding histone H2B type 2-E produces MPEPAKSAPAPKKGSKKAVTKAQKKDGKKRKRSRKESYSIYVYKVLKQVHPDTGISSKAMGIMNSFVNDIFERIAGEASRLAHYNKRSTITSREIQTAVRLLLPGELAKHAVSEGTKAVTKYTSSK; encoded by the coding sequence ATGCCTGAGCCCGCCAAGTCCGCTCCCGCCCCGAAGAAGGGCTCCAAGAAGGCCGTGACCAAGGCGCAGAAGAAAGATGGCAAGAAGCGCAAGCGCAGCCGCAAGGAGAGCTACTCCATCTACGTGTACAAGGTGCTGAAGCAGGTCCACCCCGACACCGGCATCTCGTCCAAGGCCATGGGCATCATGAACTCCTTCGTCAACGACATCTTCGAGCGCATCGCCGGCGAGGCGTCCCGCCTGGCGCATTACAACAAGCGCTCCACCATCACGTCCCGGGAGATCCAGACGGCCGTGCGCCTGCTGCTGCCCGGGGAGCTGGCCAAGCACGCCGTGTCCGAGGGCACCAAGGCCGTCACCAAGTACACCAGCTCCAAGTAG
- the LOC140525529 gene encoding histone H1.4-like, which translates to MSETAPAAPAAPAPAPAEKTPVKKKAKKPAGSGGARRKAAGPPVSELITKAVEASKERSGVSLAALKKALAAAGYDVEKNNSRIKLGLKSLVSKGTLVQTKGTGASGSFKLNKKASAGEGKAKGKKTAAAKAKKPAGAAAKKPKKAAGAAAAKKSAKKTPKKVKKPAAVGTKKATKSPKKPKAAKSKKVAKSPAKAKVAKPKAAKPKAAKSKKAAPKKK; encoded by the coding sequence ATGTCTGAGACTGCCCCCGCCGCCCCGGCCGCTCCGGCCCCCGCGCCGGCTGAGAAGACTCCGGTCAAGAAAAAGGCTAAGAAGCCTGCCGGGTCGGGAGGAGCCCGGCGCAAGGCCGCGGGACCCCCGGTGTCCGAGCTGATCACTAAGGCGGTAGAAGCCTCCAAAGAGCGCAGCGGCGTGTCCCTAGCTGCCCTTAAGAAGGCGCTGGCGGCCGCCGGCTACGATGTGGAGAAGAACAACAGCCGCATCAAGCTGGGGCTCAAGAGCCTGGTGAGCAAGGGCACGCTGGTGCAGACCAAAGGCACCGGTGCTTCCGGCTCGTTCAAGCTCAACAAGAAGGCCTCTGCCGGCGAGGGCAAAGCGAAGGGGAAGAAGACCGCCGCGGCCAAGGCCAAGAAGCCTGCCGGCGCTGCCGCCAAGAAACCTAAGAAGGCGGCAGGGGCAGCAGCTGCCAAGAAGAGCGCGAAGAAGACTCCCAAGAAGGTCAAGAAGCCGGCCGCGGTGGGAACCAAGAAGGCGACCAAGAGCCCAAAGAAGCCTAAAGCCGCCAAGTCCAAGAAAGTGGCCAAGAGCCCTGCCAAGGCCAAGGTGGCCAAGCCCAAGGCTGCTAAGCCTAAGGCAGCTAAGTCTAAGAAGGCAGCgccaaagaaaaagtga
- the LOC140525533 gene encoding histone H4, giving the protein MSGRGKGGKGLGKGGAKRHRKVLRDNIQGITKPAIRRLARRGGVKRISGLIYEETRGVLKVFLENVIRDAVTYTEHAKRKTVTAMDVVYALKRQGRTLYGFGG; this is encoded by the coding sequence ATGTCTGGCCGTGGCAAGGGAGGAAAGGGACTTGGGAAAGGGGGTGCCAAGCGGCACAGGAAGGTGCTGCGGGATAACATCCAGGGCATCACCAAGCCTGCCATCCGCCGTCTGGCTCGGCGAGGGGGCGTGAAGCGTATCTCGGGGCTCATCTACGAGGAGACCCGCGGGGTGCTCAAGGTCTTCTTGGAGAACGTGATCCGTGACGCCGTCACCTACACGGAGCACGCCAAGAGGAAGACCGTCACTGCCATGGACGTGGTCTACGCTCTCAAGCGCCAGGGCCGCACTCTCTACGGCTTTGGCGGCTAA